From Pseudobdellovibrio exovorus JSS, a single genomic window includes:
- a CDS encoding group III truncated hemoglobin, whose protein sequence is MSETKPQIQSRQEIIHIVDSFYTKVRADELIGPIFNDVAKVDWDEHLPKLYNFWEDLILGSDNYRGRPFPPHIKLDLKMEHFERWLGLFTQTVDENYSGLKAEEIKARARRIAYNFSINLGLISTPRVT, encoded by the coding sequence ATGAGTGAAACTAAACCCCAAATCCAATCCAGACAGGAAATTATCCATATCGTCGACAGCTTTTATACAAAAGTCCGCGCCGATGAACTGATTGGTCCCATTTTCAATGATGTCGCCAAAGTAGACTGGGATGAGCATCTGCCAAAGCTCTATAACTTCTGGGAAGACCTGATTTTAGGCAGTGACAACTATCGTGGTCGCCCGTTTCCTCCCCATATAAAACTTGATTTAAAGATGGAACATTTTGAAAGATGGTTGGGTTTGTTTACTCAAACTGTCGACGAAAACTATTCAGGCTTAAAAGCCGAAGAAATTAAAGCCCGTGCCCGAAGAATAGCCTATAATTTCTCAATCAATTTAGGCCTCATTTCAACACCTCGTGTTACTTGA
- a CDS encoding site-2 protease family protein, with the protein MDLVEIGGKLALLYVPFLFALCFHEFAHGLVAKWRGDNTAEQLGRLTLNPMAHADMVGTVLLPMAAIIFKLPIFFGWAKPVPVNPRNLKNVRSDMFWIAIAGPASNVLLAILATVFMFFAIRYGFLGSYSRYVFEIAQTFVLINLFLAIFNMLPIHPLDGGKVLARFLPPSLNYKLEQNEHLSGIILMVLIFTGMLKILSIPVFASFRFLMSFAGAA; encoded by the coding sequence ATGGATTTAGTTGAAATCGGCGGAAAATTAGCGCTTTTGTACGTGCCTTTTTTATTTGCTTTATGTTTTCACGAGTTTGCCCATGGCTTAGTGGCTAAATGGAGAGGTGACAACACAGCAGAACAGCTAGGTCGCTTAACATTGAATCCTATGGCCCACGCAGATATGGTGGGAACAGTGCTACTTCCTATGGCGGCTATTATTTTTAAGCTGCCTATTTTCTTTGGCTGGGCCAAACCGGTCCCAGTGAATCCTCGTAATTTGAAGAATGTTCGAAGTGACATGTTTTGGATTGCCATAGCGGGGCCTGCATCGAATGTTTTATTGGCTATTTTGGCAACAGTGTTCATGTTTTTTGCTATACGATATGGTTTTTTAGGATCTTACTCGCGATACGTATTTGAAATCGCGCAAACATTTGTTCTGATTAATCTATTTTTGGCTATTTTTAATATGCTGCCGATTCATCCTTTGGATGGCGGTAAAGTATTGGCGAGGTTTTTACCTCCATCGCTGAATTACAAGCTGGAACAGAATGAGCATTTGTCTGGAATTATTTTAATGGTTCTGATCTTTACAGGAATGCTAAAGATTTTATCAATTCCCGTCTTCGCTTCCTTCAGATTTTTAATGTCTTTTGCTGGGGCTGCCTAG
- a CDS encoding SufE family protein, whose product MRIEEKIELIKKDFPTTTDWEQKYEKIIEYGKRWEGLDDALKTEDLKVKGCQSQVWIKADLTPDKKIIFKGDSDAIIVKGLVAIVLKVYSGETPDVILKTEPDFLKDIGFDSGLSPSRTNGLYSMIKQIKYYATAFRYLLSK is encoded by the coding sequence ATGCGAATAGAAGAAAAAATTGAACTCATAAAAAAAGACTTTCCTACGACAACTGATTGGGAACAGAAATACGAAAAAATTATCGAATATGGTAAGCGCTGGGAAGGACTTGATGACGCTTTAAAGACAGAGGATTTGAAAGTCAAAGGTTGCCAGTCGCAGGTTTGGATTAAGGCAGATCTGACTCCAGATAAAAAAATTATTTTCAAAGGGGACAGCGACGCTATTATTGTTAAGGGATTAGTGGCGATTGTACTCAAAGTCTATTCAGGAGAAACACCAGACGTTATTCTAAAAACAGAGCCTGATTTTCTAAAAGATATTGGTTTTGACTCTGGTCTTAGTCCAAGTAGAACTAACGGCCTGTACTCAATGATTAAGCAAATTAAATATTACGCAACGGCATTTCGATATTTACTTTCTAAATAA
- a CDS encoding pseudouridine synthase: MSGKKEASNSTLRLSKLMSERGLCSRREADEYIAKGLVRVNGEIVKELGTKVTPDVRISLEAEALKKQKKLVTIIVNKPIGYVSGQPEPGYEPAIRLINDRNQFGQQKRILQRGDLQGLAVIGRLDIDSQGLLLFSQDGRLAKKIIGENSEIEKEYIVRVHYLGPEGRLPDSKLKLLNHGLSIEGQALLPAKVEWINEDQLRFILKEGKKRQIRKMCEQVGLQVKGLKRVRIGKLALGKLPEGRWRFIEEDEEI, encoded by the coding sequence ATGAGTGGAAAAAAAGAAGCTTCTAATTCTACCCTACGTCTTTCGAAACTGATGTCAGAAAGAGGACTTTGTTCGCGACGTGAAGCCGATGAGTATATCGCCAAAGGCCTTGTACGAGTAAATGGCGAAATCGTTAAAGAGCTGGGAACCAAAGTCACTCCTGATGTTCGCATTAGTTTAGAGGCTGAAGCCCTTAAAAAACAAAAAAAGCTAGTGACTATTATAGTGAATAAACCAATTGGATATGTATCCGGACAACCGGAACCTGGTTACGAGCCAGCTATTCGCTTAATCAATGATCGCAATCAATTTGGCCAACAGAAACGCATCCTGCAAAGAGGAGATCTGCAAGGCCTAGCTGTTATTGGTCGTCTAGATATAGACTCCCAAGGACTCCTGTTGTTTTCTCAGGATGGACGACTGGCAAAAAAGATTATCGGAGAGAATTCCGAGATCGAAAAAGAATATATCGTCCGTGTTCACTATTTAGGTCCCGAGGGACGACTTCCTGATTCTAAATTAAAACTACTCAATCACGGTCTTTCCATTGAGGGACAAGCTCTATTGCCGGCTAAAGTTGAATGGATTAACGAAGACCAATTGCGCTTTATCCTCAAAGAGGGAAAAAAACGTCAAATCCGTAAAATGTGCGAACAGGTGGGATTGCAAGTTAAAGGTCTTAAACGAGTGCGCATCGGCAAATTGGCTTTGGGGAAATTACCTGAGGGACGCTGGAGATTTATCGAAGAAGATGAAGAAATTTAG
- a CDS encoding phosphatase domain-containing protein: MKTKITSIALVAALTLAPAMSWAGKKRVLLVSDIDDTIKVSHILNWSGKLTRAANITTPFRGMSELFHTLKQQNHLDVRVAYVSNAPERIAGMPLMDVSHRSFLSMNQFPYGDMFLRADLKDENHKIRTLRQLMKEQEPEVVILFGDNGEKDPQIYRLFFREFSSDTRVITFIHQLYSSDRTFQLWDLMLERGSKLHADQIGYVTPIEVALELKRQQIIGDRSYRKFVNTILPQILRETWIGWDGFTPMTFPQYKKCTDFRWQWGRVDELLELRKKISRVCR, translated from the coding sequence ATGAAAACAAAAATCACATCAATAGCTTTGGTGGCAGCTCTAACTTTAGCACCTGCTATGTCGTGGGCAGGAAAGAAGCGAGTCCTGTTGGTGAGTGATATCGATGATACAATCAAGGTGTCCCATATTTTAAATTGGTCAGGTAAGCTGACACGAGCCGCGAATATCACGACTCCTTTTCGTGGGATGTCTGAGTTATTCCATACGCTTAAACAGCAAAATCATTTAGATGTGCGTGTGGCTTATGTCTCTAATGCTCCTGAAAGAATTGCGGGCATGCCGCTGATGGATGTTTCACACAGATCATTCTTAAGCATGAATCAATTTCCGTATGGCGATATGTTTTTACGTGCTGATTTAAAAGACGAAAATCATAAAATTCGCACTTTACGCCAATTGATGAAAGAGCAAGAACCAGAAGTCGTTATCTTATTTGGTGATAACGGAGAAAAAGATCCACAAATCTATCGCCTCTTTTTTCGGGAATTTTCCTCTGACACCCGAGTTATAACCTTTATTCATCAATTGTATTCGTCGGATCGAACATTTCAGCTTTGGGATCTTATGCTTGAACGAGGTTCGAAGTTACATGCGGACCAAATTGGCTATGTGACACCTATTGAGGTCGCTTTAGAATTGAAACGTCAGCAGATTATAGGCGATCGCTCTTATAGAAAATTTGTAAATACGATCCTTCCACAGATTTTAAGGGAAACATGGATAGGTTGGGATGGCTTTACTCCGATGACATTTCCACAGTACAAAAAGTGTACAGATTTCCGTTGGCAGTGGGGACGTGTGGACGAATTACTTGAACTAAGAAAGAAAATATCGCGAGTATGTCGATAA
- a CDS encoding acyl-CoA dehydrogenase codes for MSTHAQHPALTMWSEDEIAFRDAVRSFAEAEVKPHVVHMDEQAEMKSDIVSKLFEMGLMGIESPEQFGGAGTSFTMACIAIEELGRVDGSVSVLCDVQNTLVTNAIIKYGSPSLKEKYLPKLAREWVGAYCLSESSSGSDAFALKCRAEKKDGKWVLNGNKLWITNGKEASFFIVFANIDPSKGYKGITAFIVEKGFKGFTVGKKEDKLGIRASSTCELIFENCEVPEENILGEIGKGYKIAIETLNEGRIGIGAQMIGIAQGAYDATLSYIKSREQFGKAIGQFQGVQFQLAQMRIELEAARLMVYNAARLKDAGQDFIESAAMAKYYSSKVAEKITSTAIDLFGGNGFTKEYPVEKFWRDAKIGQIYEGTSNMQLQTIAKIEMDKA; via the coding sequence ATGTCAACTCATGCTCAACACCCAGCCCTAACTATGTGGTCTGAAGACGAAATTGCTTTTCGTGATGCCGTTAGATCTTTTGCTGAAGCAGAAGTAAAACCACACGTTGTCCACATGGATGAACAAGCTGAGATGAAATCTGACATCGTTTCGAAATTATTCGAAATGGGTTTAATGGGTATCGAGTCTCCGGAACAATTTGGCGGCGCCGGCACAAGTTTTACTATGGCCTGCATCGCGATCGAAGAGCTAGGACGTGTTGATGGTTCTGTTTCTGTTCTATGTGATGTTCAAAATACACTTGTTACAAATGCGATCATTAAATACGGAAGTCCTTCTTTAAAAGAAAAATACCTTCCAAAGTTAGCTCGTGAATGGGTTGGAGCTTACTGCCTATCTGAGTCATCATCTGGATCTGACGCTTTCGCCTTAAAATGCCGTGCAGAAAAGAAAGATGGCAAATGGGTTTTAAATGGCAATAAACTTTGGATCACAAATGGTAAAGAAGCGAGCTTCTTTATCGTATTTGCTAATATCGATCCTTCTAAAGGCTACAAAGGCATCACGGCATTTATCGTCGAAAAAGGATTCAAAGGTTTCACTGTTGGTAAAAAAGAAGACAAATTAGGTATTCGCGCCAGCTCGACTTGCGAGTTAATTTTCGAAAACTGTGAAGTGCCAGAAGAAAATATTCTTGGCGAAATTGGCAAAGGGTACAAAATTGCGATTGAAACATTAAACGAAGGTCGTATTGGTATCGGTGCACAAATGATCGGTATCGCTCAAGGTGCTTACGACGCCACTTTATCCTACATCAAATCGCGTGAACAATTTGGAAAAGCAATCGGACAATTCCAAGGGGTTCAATTCCAATTAGCTCAAATGCGTATTGAATTAGAAGCAGCTCGTTTGATGGTTTACAATGCAGCCCGTTTGAAAGATGCAGGACAAGATTTTATCGAGTCAGCAGCAATGGCTAAATACTACTCGTCTAAAGTAGCAGAAAAAATCACTTCAACAGCTATCGATCTATTCGGCGGAAATGGTTTCACTAAAGAGTATCCTGTAGAAAAATTCTGGCGCGATGCTAAAATCGGTCAAATCTACGAAGGAACTTCTAATATGCAATTACAAACAATTGCAAAAATCGAAATGGATAAAGCCTAA
- a CDS encoding YebC/PmpR family DNA-binding transcriptional regulator, with amino-acid sequence MGKSWKNAGKTENAQKKGQLFTKLAREIAVASKNGGPDPDMNPRLRLAIDAAKKVSCPNDTIDRAIKKGAGLLDDGKIIEELTYEGYGPHGVGVIVECQTDNKHRTAPEMRSAFKKSGGNLGETGSVAWMFARVGEVEASKTGTFDLDEEAIEAGADDVQNNEDGTYQFFCSLESLDSVTKALVARGWQISSSSPSYKATNVTEINDEQRKEVEEFLNTLDDMDDTHKVYATI; translated from the coding sequence ATGGGAAAGTCATGGAAAAACGCAGGTAAAACTGAGAATGCTCAGAAAAAGGGACAACTATTCACAAAGCTAGCACGCGAGATCGCTGTTGCCAGCAAGAATGGCGGCCCTGACCCCGACATGAATCCCCGACTACGCCTTGCGATCGATGCCGCTAAAAAAGTTTCTTGTCCTAACGATACAATTGATCGTGCTATTAAAAAAGGAGCCGGCCTTCTAGACGATGGCAAAATCATCGAAGAGTTAACATACGAAGGTTACGGCCCGCACGGAGTTGGTGTTATTGTAGAATGCCAAACCGATAATAAACATCGTACCGCTCCGGAAATGCGCAGTGCTTTTAAAAAGAGCGGCGGAAACTTAGGCGAAACTGGAAGCGTGGCTTGGATGTTTGCGCGTGTTGGAGAAGTCGAAGCCTCTAAAACAGGAACTTTTGATTTGGACGAAGAAGCCATTGAAGCTGGGGCGGATGATGTTCAAAACAATGAAGATGGCACTTATCAATTCTTCTGCTCTTTAGAAAGTTTAGACTCTGTTACAAAAGCACTGGTAGCTAGGGGCTGGCAAATCTCTTCGTCGTCACCTTCTTACAAAGCAACTAACGTTACAGAAATTAACGACGAACAACGTAAAGAAGTTGAAGAATTTTTAAATACTCTAGATGACATGGACGATACACATAAAGTGTACGCGACTATTTAG
- a CDS encoding SDR family NAD(P)-dependent oxidoreductase, with the protein MTYENQTVLITGASSGIGAAIAKRFAAAGYELLLLGRDEQKLEKVKSECNNLKTETLAFDLADFTNHQTILKNKLSELAPVSIVVNCAGVFHQSTFEETTDDIWLHQFQVNFFSAVQLVQFLWPTFKKNRKGSVVNIASTLGIKPTAHTTAYSAAKAAMINWTLSLAQDGGLHNIRANCICPGIVDTPIHQFHFMDPEQKKESTNQILKMQLLQELGKPEDVAEAAFFLGSDLSRWTTGSLLNVDGGIHIK; encoded by the coding sequence ATGACTTACGAAAATCAAACAGTTTTGATCACAGGCGCCAGTTCTGGTATCGGTGCAGCTATCGCCAAACGCTTTGCTGCCGCTGGATACGAATTACTTCTTCTTGGGCGTGACGAACAAAAATTAGAAAAAGTAAAGTCAGAGTGTAACAACTTAAAAACAGAAACTCTGGCTTTCGATCTTGCTGATTTCACAAACCATCAGACGATATTAAAAAACAAACTCTCTGAACTGGCCCCTGTCAGCATTGTGGTGAATTGTGCCGGAGTCTTCCATCAAAGCACTTTTGAAGAAACTACCGATGATATCTGGCTTCATCAATTTCAGGTGAATTTTTTCTCAGCGGTTCAATTGGTGCAGTTCCTATGGCCCACTTTCAAAAAAAACCGCAAAGGCTCTGTCGTCAACATTGCTTCAACATTAGGGATTAAACCCACAGCCCATACAACGGCTTATTCAGCTGCAAAAGCGGCTATGATAAATTGGACTCTATCTTTAGCTCAAGATGGCGGACTCCATAATATTCGTGCTAATTGCATTTGTCCGGGGATTGTCGACACACCTATTCACCAGTTTCACTTTATGGACCCTGAACAGAAAAAAGAGAGCACAAATCAAATTCTGAAAATGCAGCTTCTGCAAGAACTTGGGAAACCTGAGGACGTTGCTGAAGCCGCCTTCTTTTTGGGTTCGGATCTATCACGTTGGACTACGGGCAGCCTATTGAATGTCGACGGCGGGATACATATCAAATGA
- the mutS gene encoding DNA mismatch repair protein MutS, which translates to MAKKAGELTPLMKQYWEIKSLHQDKIVLFRMGDFYELFYDDAIRASALLGLTLTQRNKKAEDQTPMCGFPHHAVAGPINKLLAAGHKVAICDQVEDPALAKGIVKRAITRILTPGMVYDSETLDQTKAHYIAALDNHRISFIDITTGESFYFKSDVLSEKIKLLDVLPVVEIVVQDKEDSWINQYHLTRSYVVSEYKDETLTADERLLAYIRSLANTELMQILRPFVEKEFEHRLHLSQTTLRHLEIFSNYKNETEGSLFGAINRTKTSAGARLLRQWMSFPLRNKTQIEKRYDQVEQFREHMMELKKVREVLAGMGDVERRLGKIAQPQCHGRDLVSLADSVEAGVSALKWCSTFFIKNFPAAVETSIALAERIKARINEDAPLSVRQGHIIKKGFSAELDELIDLSTNAHELIANLEKAEKEKTGIPSLKVRYNNVFGYYIEITNVHKDKAPAHYQRKQTLANAERYCTDELIELEKKVLSAQVKRFEMEFTLFDELRREILSQSADLMSLAQMCSELDVISSFAWLSLEESYCRPTLLNERCLKLESSRHPVVEQFTRGKFVANTIELKEEECLLLTGPNMAGKSTLMRQVALAVIMAQMGCYVSASKAEMAIYDAVYTRIGASDQLSEGLSTFMVEMTETAQMLKSATKNSLLILDEVGRGTATFDGMCLAQAILEFILQNLKNHVFFATHYHELTSLDQSFAQIKNAHMKVLDKTDGQIEFLHVLMAGPAGQSYGVKVAELAGIPKEITVRAEALLSSVERNQPTAMVIHAEAPTEVVNVNLKSSTTKQMSLFDKEEEAKKHSLFEEVKKFSIQKSSPLQALNKIAEWQEKLN; encoded by the coding sequence ATGGCAAAAAAAGCAGGCGAATTGACTCCTTTGATGAAGCAATATTGGGAGATAAAATCTCTTCACCAAGACAAAATTGTTTTGTTTCGGATGGGGGATTTCTATGAACTTTTCTACGATGATGCCATCCGTGCATCTGCTTTGCTAGGACTGACGTTAACCCAAAGAAATAAAAAAGCTGAAGACCAAACCCCTATGTGTGGATTTCCTCATCATGCGGTAGCTGGTCCCATCAATAAGCTTTTGGCTGCTGGTCATAAGGTGGCGATCTGTGATCAAGTCGAAGACCCTGCTTTAGCTAAAGGAATTGTGAAAAGAGCTATTACTCGTATTTTAACTCCGGGAATGGTCTACGACAGCGAAACATTAGATCAGACGAAAGCGCATTATATTGCGGCCTTAGACAATCACCGCATTAGTTTTATCGATATCACGACGGGTGAAAGTTTTTATTTCAAGTCAGATGTGCTTTCTGAAAAAATCAAACTCCTAGATGTTCTTCCTGTTGTTGAAATCGTAGTTCAAGATAAAGAAGACTCTTGGATTAATCAGTATCATTTAACTAGATCTTATGTCGTATCAGAATATAAAGATGAAACGCTCACAGCCGATGAAAGACTTTTAGCGTACATTCGTTCATTGGCCAATACAGAACTCATGCAAATCTTAAGGCCTTTTGTTGAAAAAGAATTTGAGCATCGACTTCATTTGTCACAAACGACACTCAGACATCTTGAGATATTTTCTAATTACAAGAACGAGACTGAAGGCTCTCTTTTTGGTGCTATCAACAGAACGAAAACATCTGCTGGCGCTCGTCTTTTGCGTCAATGGATGAGCTTCCCCTTAAGAAACAAAACACAAATTGAAAAAAGATATGACCAAGTCGAGCAATTCCGCGAACACATGATGGAGCTTAAAAAAGTCCGTGAAGTGTTAGCTGGTATGGGTGATGTGGAACGACGTCTTGGTAAAATTGCGCAGCCACAATGTCATGGGCGCGATCTGGTGTCTTTAGCGGATTCTGTTGAGGCGGGAGTCTCGGCGTTAAAATGGTGCTCTACATTTTTTATTAAGAATTTTCCAGCAGCAGTTGAAACGAGTATTGCCTTAGCTGAAAGAATTAAAGCGCGCATTAATGAAGATGCGCCTTTAAGTGTGCGTCAGGGGCATATTATCAAAAAAGGCTTCTCGGCAGAGTTGGATGAGTTGATTGATCTCTCGACGAATGCTCACGAGTTGATTGCCAATCTTGAAAAAGCTGAAAAGGAAAAGACGGGGATTCCCTCTTTGAAGGTCAGATATAATAACGTATTTGGTTACTACATCGAGATTACAAATGTTCACAAAGATAAAGCTCCAGCTCATTATCAGCGTAAGCAGACTCTAGCCAATGCGGAAAGATATTGTACGGATGAACTGATCGAGCTTGAAAAGAAAGTTCTTTCTGCCCAAGTGAAACGCTTTGAAATGGAGTTCACTTTATTTGATGAACTTCGCCGTGAAATTTTATCGCAGTCAGCAGATCTTATGTCTTTAGCTCAGATGTGTAGCGAACTAGACGTGATCAGTAGTTTTGCGTGGCTGAGCCTTGAAGAAAGCTATTGTCGTCCGACTTTGCTGAATGAAAGATGTTTAAAGTTAGAAAGTTCACGCCACCCAGTGGTTGAGCAATTTACGCGGGGAAAATTTGTTGCGAACACAATCGAACTGAAAGAAGAAGAGTGTCTTCTTCTGACAGGGCCTAATATGGCCGGTAAGTCTACACTGATGCGTCAGGTGGCATTAGCCGTTATTATGGCACAAATGGGTTGTTATGTATCTGCATCCAAGGCCGAAATGGCCATCTACGATGCGGTCTACACTCGAATTGGTGCAAGTGACCAGTTATCTGAAGGGCTTTCTACTTTTATGGTCGAGATGACTGAGACGGCGCAGATGCTAAAATCCGCGACGAAAAACAGCCTCTTGATTCTAGATGAAGTGGGGCGCGGGACAGCTACTTTTGATGGTATGTGCTTAGCTCAGGCGATTTTAGAATTTATTCTGCAAAATTTAAAAAACCATGTGTTCTTTGCGACTCATTATCACGAACTGACATCTTTAGATCAGTCTTTCGCACAAATTAAAAATGCTCATATGAAAGTCTTAGATAAAACTGATGGGCAAATTGAATTCTTGCATGTGTTGATGGCGGGTCCTGCGGGGCAAAGCTATGGTGTGAAGGTCGCTGAGCTTGCTGGTATACCGAAAGAGATCACAGTTCGCGCTGAAGCGCTATTAAGCTCTGTGGAAAGGAATCAGCCAACAGCAATGGTTATTCATGCTGAAGCTCCTACAGAAGTGGTTAATGTTAATCTAAAATCAAGCACTACTAAGCAGATGTCATTATTCGATAAAGAAGAAGAGGCTAAGAAACATTCTTTATTTGAAGAGGTAAAGAAGTTCTCGATTCAGAAGTCTTCGCCACTGCAAGCTTTAAATAAAATCGCTGAGTGGCAAGAGAAGTTAAATTAA
- a CDS encoding DUF455 family protein: MWAFNVTDVFQKIEVLRSNADLVLNSKEIVLAPDLPARDVAVLEFKAHPPKKGFSTDEGQARMLHDLASIELQAMELGLRTLAEFPEAPDAFKEELWKITVSESEHLEMCLTEIEALGFKWGDWPINCGLWTSVSREDSLIDRILIVHRYLEGSGLDAGDTLLRRLAGVDAVAVRKAVKIINTEEIGHVQFGSDWYVNFCQKENIDPNEDFEKRMDRLRGILPKRISPISRELRKKSGFTDNEILYLEKLRESFLDKDSIWKKTNN; encoded by the coding sequence ATGTGGGCTTTTAATGTAACGGACGTCTTTCAGAAAATAGAAGTGCTTAGATCTAATGCTGATCTGGTATTGAACTCGAAAGAGATCGTACTGGCTCCCGATCTTCCTGCTCGCGATGTGGCTGTTTTAGAGTTTAAAGCTCATCCGCCTAAAAAAGGCTTTTCAACTGATGAGGGGCAAGCCCGTATGCTGCATGATTTGGCCAGCATTGAGTTACAAGCCATGGAGTTGGGTTTACGTACCCTTGCCGAGTTTCCAGAGGCTCCTGATGCTTTTAAAGAAGAACTTTGGAAAATTACGGTGTCTGAATCTGAGCATCTAGAAATGTGCCTTACAGAAATCGAGGCTTTAGGTTTTAAATGGGGAGACTGGCCCATTAATTGTGGTCTTTGGACCTCTGTAAGTCGTGAGGACTCTTTGATTGATAGGATTTTAATTGTGCACCGCTACCTTGAGGGAAGTGGATTAGACGCGGGAGACACCCTTTTACGCCGACTGGCGGGAGTTGATGCCGTAGCTGTTCGTAAAGCTGTTAAGATCATCAACACAGAAGAAATTGGCCATGTTCAGTTTGGTTCGGATTGGTATGTGAATTTTTGTCAGAAAGAAAATATTGATCCTAATGAAGACTTTGAAAAAAGAATGGACCGCCTACGAGGTATTTTGCCGAAAAGGATTAGCCCTATCAGTCGTGAGCTACGTAAAAAATCCGGATTTACAGATAACGAAATCCTATATTTAGAAAAGTTGCGCGAGTCATTTTTAGACAAAGACAGTATTTGGAAGAAGACTAATAACTAA
- a CDS encoding segregation and condensation protein A, with protein sequence MSIRVQLQQFEGPLDLLLYLIRKEEMDIFNINIVEITKQYFEYIKLMKEFDLEVAGDFIAMASTLIQIKSRMLLPQYDENGEVVEQEDPRKELVQKLLEYEKFKEAAKSLYDRTLLNRDVWARGIREKLEVDDNEIELEENALFSLIGSYRKALKTLTKKVHKVSVKLQSISSRILELKDVLRPGSSLRMVELLSDKVTDQVQKSRQALITFLSLLELGKLGFVSLYQTDVYGDIHIQGKKAIEGDVLSRVEEYGQINNEEVADNLFNRAAQAQALEAEEIATAVEEEMNSTEAMGEDAIALALESGSDLNLDFVEEEMATDEEILAAEMDLDSSSEETPQDPEAVV encoded by the coding sequence ATGAGTATTCGCGTTCAGTTACAACAGTTTGAAGGTCCTTTGGATCTACTTCTTTACTTAATTCGTAAAGAAGAGATGGATATTTTTAATATCAATATCGTAGAAATCACAAAACAGTACTTTGAATATATCAAGCTGATGAAAGAGTTTGATCTTGAAGTGGCTGGGGACTTTATCGCGATGGCTTCTACGCTTATTCAAATCAAGTCGCGTATGTTGCTTCCGCAATATGATGAAAATGGTGAAGTGGTCGAACAAGAAGATCCAAGAAAAGAACTTGTTCAAAAGCTATTGGAATATGAAAAATTTAAAGAGGCAGCAAAGTCACTTTATGATCGTACGTTATTAAATCGTGATGTGTGGGCCCGTGGTATTCGTGAAAAACTCGAAGTAGATGATAACGAAATCGAGCTTGAGGAAAATGCACTATTTTCTTTGATAGGGTCTTATCGTAAAGCTTTAAAAACTTTGACTAAAAAAGTTCATAAGGTGTCGGTTAAACTACAATCGATATCGTCTCGTATCTTAGAACTTAAAGATGTATTACGACCGGGCTCGTCTTTGCGCATGGTTGAGCTGCTGTCAGATAAAGTTACGGATCAAGTCCAAAAATCTAGACAGGCGCTTATCACCTTTTTGTCTTTACTTGAATTAGGTAAATTGGGCTTTGTCTCTTTATACCAAACAGATGTTTATGGTGACATCCACATTCAGGGTAAAAAAGCTATCGAAGGCGATGTTTTATCACGCGTAGAAGAATATGGGCAAATCAACAATGAAGAAGTGGCCGACAATCTATTTAATCGCGCAGCTCAAGCACAAGCTTTAGAGGCGGAAGAGATCGCCACAGCAGTAGAAGAAGAAATGAATTCAACAGAAGCTATGGGCGAAGATGCAATTGCGTTGGCTCTTGAGTCGGGCTCAGATTTAAACTTGGATTTTGTAGAAGAAGAAATGGCTACAGATGAAGAGATTTTAGCCGCGGAAATGGATTTAGATTCATCATCAGAAGAAACACCTCAGGACCCTGAGGCAGTGGTTTAA